A genomic stretch from Pieris brassicae chromosome 9, ilPieBrab1.1, whole genome shotgun sequence includes:
- the LOC123714697 gene encoding 60S acidic ribosomal protein P1: protein MASKAELACVYSSLILVDDDVAVTGEKISTILKAANVDVEPYWPGLFAKALEGVNVRDLITNIGSGVGAAPAAGGAPAAAAAAPAAEAAKEEKKKEEEPEESDDDMGFGLFD, encoded by the exons atggcATCAAAGGCTGAATTAGCTTGTGTTTACTCTTCTCTCATCCTAGTTGATGACGACGTTGCCGTAACT gGCGAGAAAATTTCAACTATCTTGAAAGCGGCCAATGTTGACGTTGAACCATACTGGCCGGGTCTCTTTGCCAAAGCCCTCGAGGGCGTAAATGTTCGTGATTTGATCACAAACATTGGATCCGGCGTAGGAGCTGCGCCAGCAGCTGGTGGAGCGCCGGCTGCAGCCGCCGCAGCACCCGCTGCTGAGGCCGCTAAGGAAGAGAAGAAGAAGGAAGAAGAACCAGAGGAGTCTGATGATGACATGGGCTTCG GTCTGTTTGactaa
- the LOC123714696 gene encoding 28S ribosomal protein S14, mitochondrial, with translation MILNGVTSFSKFIWRSQEVPGFGFQQLRNKWANRWMIRDVKRRRLNAEHFLERTRINAMRRNTVLPTEIREIADKEINKFELNATPSHINNRCAVTSRPRGVVKEWRLSRIVWRHLADYNKLSGVQRAMWG, from the exons ATGATTCTTAACGGCGTAACAAGTTTTTCTAAATTCATATGGAGATCACAGGAAGTTCCTGGATTTGGG TTCCAACAGCTTAGAAACAAATGGGCCAACCGTTGGATGATTAGAGATGTAAAGCGGCGAAGATTAAATGCTGAACACTTTTTAGAGAGAACACGGATTAATGCTATGCGGCGAAACACTGTATTGCCGACAGAAATAAGAGAAATTGCTGACAAAGAGATAAACAAATTTGAACTGAATGCTACTCCttcacatataaataatagatgtGCAGTCACTTCAag GCCTAGAGGTGTAGTTAAAGAATGGAGATTAAGCCGTATTGTTTGGAGACATCTTGCcgattataataaactttcaGGAGTCCAAAGAGCAATGTGGGGTTAA
- the LOC123714694 gene encoding Fanconi anemia group D2 protein, with translation MSQKRTSQTRKVNSNRNHNKKRKSDDSEQPTYMRTVFEESGLILNVPPVKCVSTLETVHIIRNIKKTLQKHPDYPCNVSEFFTNLQKDCDDLNVFKHYLYPNIIRSTTENNDVMVNDSIIKILLCIPIIQTKLMDYIIEKAIDLATDSKCGPWIQMILKCFSTLDNLLDIEKMSNNLINLLDIATEKMVRLEIITSIPDIIGDQEHDNIANEMSRILSEDHELIPAILDCLSYLCLSDEQYEKLQKKTLNILMSLSKCNYFPNFVKFLLMPGRMTDSKYIEIIHDLRNALGWPTSIAKPQDIASSQVLTATAIRNSMVSSKSISNAWFKVISNCKSSNDQKPIDFIIMLILYSTSEEKEKLVENLINKQSKLNIIKEEFFSEAFDKFKPILEVNLKCLVNLTNCLLKTKSNLMIPTLAVHIYTLMFSQLKECRQTIVAELLQLGLDCKQCVMNMLIILNNVAIKDVSILRPQCVQMLTLLDRMDDMNLMEIRAAMNLLCCLAYASENSVIRDDIHMIIRKELGSSNPSVKVQGIISGIYAVKYLMAPKTLSNNMQLEDSSSTSDHLKKGDLQEASQIIELISRSTRQCPDMIVFFYEELCKVVQPSNPMNEHFLVWLTEAVTNDLQQNFMVDDFESKKIGNIKINMQHCLNSDSEIDEVIAINIGGLILQTKEDVNISLLSPLFQLVQTLHLRQHKGSLSSIDALLGCAIVMPCFDMEFIDDMESDNISLILDCLVHCVNWMRELINAFSSYNDTSLVPKLFKRISQVQQLETIVGKIIANTNISYKFPINNFYIHPSECSVNKVTKSQSNKHRSHKSKSNDETLPETSRNQGTQRSNSLRNKFDYVHKLKFRPLSLSVSNLLKHDLCENDEISDSNPELTIEILKYILKNLCCTLEPVLVAKIKHTTYLSKVNENDLVYDKIKAEEYANYVKSFLPNLAIHLKLLTSYFENHDVSGSQNECGFIYSVKSLDIIDSIENIYNLWSLYLKWIGFHNNNNIALLKTSLRSLVVSLGLADHSATLRDLLVALAKLIQDHTKYCLQLSTAVALLEVMNALQGFTSHNDILKIVRDTANKFLSKQWKASDGVLEKGLILNNSINGFAKEFLINSEILELRHISSSLVNEIDTLKNRNNTLISFKSINKSNFPVFFRNLGSALSEVTKRKINTGLTNSEHLELWKDVTFILKCMTDISKNFDSRNNLSAFFKKSLPLIKLFLTNGMPIIEMQFKSETQEVLEILKTLQQTTRFLQSLCCHSRLRKDSVLMSKVPYMRQLLETLIYKVKAALTANNCSEAFWMGNLKNKNIHGEVIASQQSVEESAEDCDDELPDDDDSDDTDDDIINPDSKSLSDIV, from the coding sequence ATGAGCCAAAAACGAACGTCGCAAACTCGAAAAGTTAATTCAAATCGAAATCATAACAAAAAGCGCAAAAGTGATGATTCAGAACAACCGACATACATGCGAACAGTATTCGAAGAAAGCGGTTTAATTTTGAATGTACCTCCTGTAAAGTGCGTAAGTACATTAGAAACCGTTCATATCatacgaaatattaaaaaaactcttcAAAAGCATCCGGATTATCCGTGCAATGTTTCAGAATTTTTTACAAACTTACAAAAAGACTGTGAcgatttaaatgtttttaaacattatttgtacCCTAATATTATACGATCAACTACTGAAAATAATGACGTAATGGTAAATGATagcattattaaaattcttctatGCATTCCaataattcaaacaaaattaatggattatattattgaaaaagcTATAGATTTGGCAACTGATTCTAAATGTGGCCCTTGGATACAAATGATATTAAAGTGCTTTTCAACATTAGACAATCTGTTAGATATTGAGAAAATGTcaaataatcttattaatttGCTAGATATAGCAACGGAAAAAATGGTTCGTTTGGAAATAATAACTTCAATTCCTGACATTATTGGAGATCAAGAACATGATAATATAGCAAATGAAATGAGCAGGATTTTATCTGAAGATCATGAATTGATTCCGGCAATTCTAGACTGTTTGTCTTACCTATGCTTGTCAGATGAGCAATATGAAAAGTTACAGAAAaagactttaaatatattaatgagtttatcaaaatgtaattattttccaaattttGTGAAGTTCCTTCTTATGCCAGGTCGCATGACtgatagtaaatatattgaaataatacatGACCTAAGAAATGCACTAGGCTGGCCTACATCAATTGCTAAACCTCAAGATATTGCCTCCAGTCAAGTACTCACGGCAACTGCAATAAGAAATTCTATGGTTTCCTCAAAAAGTATTAGCAATGCTTGGTTTAAAGTTATTAGTAATTGTAAAAGTAGTAATGATCAAAAACcaattgattttataataatgttgatCCTTTATTCAACAtcagaagaaaaagaaaaactagttgaaaacttaataaataaacaatctaaattgaatataataaaagaagaaTTCTTCAGTGAAGCTTTTGATAAGTTTAAACCAATATTAGAAGTCAATCTGAAATGTTTGGTAAACCTTACAAATTgccttttaaaaacaaagtcaAACCTTATGATTCCGACTCTGGcagtacatatttatactttaatgtTTTCTCAACTTAAAGAATGCAGACAGACAATAGTTGCAGAATTGCTTCAACTTGGACTAGATTGCAAACAGTGTGTGATGAACATGTTAATAATCCTTAATAATGTTGCAATAAAGGATGTGTCTATACTAAGACCACAGTGTGTACAAATGTTAACATTGTTAGACAGAATGGATGATATGAATTTAATGGAAATTCGAGCTGCCATGAACTTGTTATGTTGTCTTGCATATGCGTCTGAGAATTCTGTAATTAGAGATGACATACATATGATTATTAGAAAAGAATTAGGGAGTTCAAATCCTTCAGTAAAAGTTCAAGGTATTATTTCTGGGATTTATGCTGTAAAGTATCTTATGGCACCTAAAACATTAAGTAACAATATGCAGCTGGAAGATAGCTCTTCTACTTCTGATCATTTAAAGAAAGGAGATTTACAAGAGGCATCTCAAATAATTGAACTTATTAGTAGAAGTACAAGACAATGTCCGGAtatgattgtatttttttatgaagaacTTTGTAAAGTGGTTCAACCTTCTAATCCTATGAATGAACATTTTTTAGTTTGGCTTACTGAGGCTGTGACAAATGACTTACAGCAAAATTTTATGGTGGATGATTTtgaatctaaaaaaattggcaacattaaaattaatatgcaGCATTGTTTAAATAGCGACAGTGAAATAGATGAAGTTATCGCAATAAATATTGGAGGTTTAATCCTGCAAACAAAGGAAGATGTAAACATCAGTCTCTTGTCTCCACTATTTCAACTTGTCCAAACGTTACATTTAAGACAGCATAAAGGGTCTTTATCCAGCATAGATGCATTATTAGGGTGTGCAATTGTAATGCCTTGTTTTGATATGGAATTTATTGATGATATGGAATCTGACAATATTTCTCTTATACTTGACTGCCTTGTACATTGCGTAAACTGGATGCGTGAATTAATTAATGCGTTTTCGTCATATAACGATACCTCGCTAGTacctaaactttttaaaagaatttcaCAAGTCCAACAATTAGAGACCATCGTTGGTAAAATTATAGCGAATaccaatatttcatataaatttccCATAAATAACTTCTATATACACCCTTCAGAATGTTCAGTGAATAAAGTTACAAAGTCTCAAAGTAATAAACATAGAAGTCACAAGTCTAAAAGTAATGACGAAACACTTCCTGAAACTAGTAGAAATCAAGGAACGCAACGGAGTAattcattaagaaataaatttgattatgttcataaactaaaatttaggCCTTTATCTTTAAGTGTCAgtaatttactaaaacatGATTTATGCGAGAATGATGAAATAAGTGATAGTAATCCTGAATTAACTATTGAAATtttgaagtatattttaaaaaacctttGTTGTACACTTGAACCTGTATTAGttgcaaaaattaaacatacaacGTATCTATCTAAAGTTAATGAAAATGATTTAGTTTACGACAAAATAAAAGCTGAAGAATAtgcaaattatgtaaaaagtttCTTACCAAATTTGGCGATTCACTTAAAATTGTTAACTTCGTACTTTGAAAACCATGATGTGAGTGGAAGTCAAAATGAGTGTGGGTTTATTTATTCTGTTAAAAGTTTAGACATAATCGAttctattgaaaatatttacaacttGTGGTCATTATACCTAAAATGGATTGGATTtcacaataacaataatattgcgTTATTAAAAACTTCTCTGAGAAGTTTAGTAGTATCTTTAGGATTAGCTGATCATTCAGCAACATTGAGAGATTTATTAGTGGCTTTGGCGAAACTAATACAGgatcatacaaaatattgcttACAACTTTCTACAGCTGTTGCGTTATTAGAAGTTATGAACGCTCTTCAAGGGTTTACTTCCcacaatgatattttaaagattgttAGAGATACAgctaataagtttttatcGAAACAATGGAAAGCTTCAGATGGTGTATTAGAAAAGggattgatattaaataatagtattaatgGTTTTGCAaaagagtttttaataaacagtgAAATTCTTGAACTTAGACATATTTCTAGTTCTTTAGTTAATGAAAtagatactttaaaaaatcgtaataacACACTTATTTCCTTCAAAAGCATTAACAAATCAAATTTTCCagtattttttagaaatttagGGTCAGCTCTCAGTGAAgttacaaaaagaaaaattaatacagGACTTACAAACTCAGAACATTTAGAATTATGGAAAGATGTTACATTTATTCTTAAGTGTATGACTGATATATCTAAGAATTTTGATAGCAGAAATAATCTATCAGCATTTTTCAAGAAATCCTTACctctaataaaattatttttaacgaatGGAATGCCTATCATAGAAATGCAATTCAAAAGCGAAACGCAGGAGGTATTAGAGATATTGAAAACTCTTCAGCAAACTACAAGATTTTTGCAATCGCTTTGCTGCCATTCTAGATTGAGGAAAGATAGTGTGCTAATGAGTAAAGTTCCGTATATGAGGCAACTGCTAGAGACactaatttataaagtaaaagcTGCATTAACTGCTAACAACTGTTCAGAAGCATTTTGGATGGgtaatcttaaaaataaaaatattcacggAGAAGTCATAGCATCTCAACAAAGTGTTGAAGAATCTGCTGAAGATTGTGATGATGAGCTACCAGATGATGACGATAGTGATGACACAGATGATGACATAATAAACCCCGATTCAAAAAGTTTAAGTGATATTGTTTAA
- the LOC123714695 gene encoding 60S ribosomal protein L10a → MSKVSRDTLYECVNAVLDASKEKKRNFLETVEIQIGLKNYDPQKDKRFSGTVKLKYIPRPKMQVCVLGDQQHCDEAKSLTVPCMDAEALKKLNKNKKLIKKLAKKYDAFLASESLIKQIPRLLGPGLNKAGKFPGLLSHQESMTQKIDEVKATIKFQMKKVLCLSVAVGHVGMSPDELAQNVHLSINFLVSLLKKHWQNVRSLHMKSTMGPPQRLY, encoded by the exons AT GTCAAAGGTATCCCGTGATACCCTTTACGAATGCGTAAATGCTGTGTTGGATGCTTCCAAGGAAAAGAAGCGTAACTTTTTAGAGACAGTGGAAATCCAAATTGGATTGAAGAACTATGACCCACAGAAGGACAAGCGTTTCTCCGGCACCGTCAA GCTCAAGTACATCCCCAGACCCAAAATGCAAGTGTGTGTGCTTGGTGACCAACAGCATTGTGATGAGGCTAAGAGCCTAACTGTACCATGTATGGATGCTGAAGCTTTAAAGAAACTGAACAAGAACAAAAAGCTCATTAAGAAACTTGCAAAGAA atATGATGCTTTCCTTGCTTCGGAATCACTGATCAAGCAGATCCCTCGTCTGTTAGGTCCTGGTCTGAACAAGGCTGGCAAGTTCCCCGGTCTCTTATCTCATCAGGAATCTATGACTCAAAAGATTGATGAAGTCAAGGCAACTATCAAGTTCCAGATGAAGAAG GTACTTTGCCTGTCTGTGGCAGTTGGACATGTTGGTATGAGTCCCGATGAGCTGGCTCAAAATGTTCACTTATCAATCAACTTCTTAGTGTCCCTCCTTAAGAAACACTGGCAGAATGTCAGGTCTCTTCATATGAAATCTACAATGGGACCACCCCAAAGATTGtactaa
- the LOC123714497 gene encoding uncharacterized protein LOC123714497 has product MEFFGLTLFGPQNYIRDTLRSDYKEPESKEEADYFIQKIKNDLNAQGKSINDIDVIRLIDCYIGRVNGFAYGSSQRFTKMKRKGVIKPIGPADMYRIPTTTSIDYGWWQQDPALLTTSWYITDPRRPQPSSPNTLILDIVRKNNKYATLF; this is encoded by the exons ATGGAATTTTTTGGACTTACTTTATTTGGACcgcaaaattatataagagaCACTTTAAGAAGTGATTATAAAGAACCAGAATCTAAAGAAGAAGCAgattatttcatacaaaagataaaaaatgatttaaatgcTCAAGGAAAA AGTATTAATGACATCGATGTTATAAGATTAATTGACTGTTACATTGGAAGAGTTAACGGATTTGCTTATGGGTCATCCCAAAGATTCACAAAAATGAAACGCAAAGGTGTTATAAAGCCTATTGGCCCAGCAGATATGTATAGAATTCCTACCACAACTTCCATTGAT TATGGATGGTGGCAGCAAGACCCTGCTTTATTAACTACTTCGTGGTATATTACAGACCCGCGACGCCCTCAACCATCTTCTCCGAATACCCTAATTCTAGATATTGttcgtaaaaataataagtatgctacattgttttaa
- the LOC123714312 gene encoding single-pass membrane and coiled-coil domain-containing protein 4, translated as MRKLKGPVKETARQKRERKQEFAKVRQQINTIVLPTVAVVFILICVYVYVKTRPTTMQVA; from the coding sequence ATGAGGAAGCTAAAGGGACCAGTTAAAGAAACAGCGAGACAAAAACGTGAAAGGAAACAAGAATTTGCTAAAGTTCGTCagcaaattaatacaatagtTCTTCCAACTGTAGCTgtcgtttttatattaatatgtgtCTACGTGTATGTGAAAACGAGGCCAACAACGATGCAGGTGGCGTAA
- the LOC123714592 gene encoding thiamine transporter 2-like isoform X1, which produces MHGWIKITLILCLFGTLREFRPSEPFVTEFLLGKWRNITESQLNRDVYPVGTYSYLGLLVVVFLITDFLRFKPVIILSGISGIGVYAVLLWTTSLEWLQVSQVLYGIYMATEVAYFTYIYAKVDSSKYPKVSSYTRMAALTGRFLSGVSSQLLTHFNIMDLRDLNYLTLTAQILATFWAFWLPPVPYGIYFHRRSIASTTQSDIPIEKQPPQDGYDAKSFRSQISEATVLIYRHARSAYSRPKVVAWSALYAVALALFVQSQTYMQLLWNRIRGGDEEVELYNGAVEALQTAFGAAGAFLASYWTYAVLPAPIAAVQGVAMFLATYVNDITTSYTGYIVMGMLFHYTITLASAKIASQLSDESCFGLIFGINTLIGTGLQSILTLVLIQTLDLPIHAQYYFISGFFLLLASFWLLGCIIHFFKQKHSINLNQY; this is translated from the exons ATGCACGGTTGGATAAAGATAACTCTTATATTATGTCTATTCGGCACATTAAGAGAGTTTCGTCCCTCAGAACCCTTTGTAACAGAGTTTTTGCTTGGAAAGTGGAGAAATATTACAGAATCTCAATTGAACCGTGATGTTTATCCTGTGGGAACGTATTCCTATCTAGGACTTTTAGTCGTCGTATTTTTAATCACAGATTTCTTACGATTTAAACCAGTCATAATTCTCTCGG GTATAAGTGGGATAGGAGTTTATGCAGTATTACTATGGACTACAAGTTTAGAATGGCTTCAAGTGTCTCAAGTTCTATATGGAATTTACATGGCAACAGAAGTTGCATACTTCACATACATTTATGCAAAG GTGGACTCTTCAAAGTACCCTAAAGTGTCATCCTACACTCGGATGGCTGCACTAACTGGTCGTTTTCTCTCTGGAGTGAGTTCCCAATTATTAACTCACTTTAATATCATGGATCTTCGGGACCTTAATTACCTAACACTTACAG CTCAAATTCTGGCTACGTTTTGGGCGTTTTGGCTGCCTCCAGTACCATATGGAATATATTTTCATCGGCGGTCAATTGCCAGTACTACGCAATCGGATATACCGATCGAAAAACAACCACCACAAGACGGGTACGATGCT AAATCATTTCGCTCTCAAATTTCCGAAGCGACTGTGTTAATATATCGCCACGCACGTAGCGCATACTCCCGACCCAAAGTTGTGGCGTGGTCTGCCCTTTACGCAGTGGCACTCGCACTGTTTGTACAGTCACAGACTTATATGCAACTATTGTGGAATAGGATACGGGGTGGTGACGAAGAAGTG GAACTATACAATGGGGCAGTAGAGGCACTCCAAACGGCATTTGGTGCGGCTGGTGCATTCCTAGCTTCATACTGGACCTACGCTGTGTTGCCAGCGCCCATCGCTGCGGTACAGGGTGTTGCCATGTTCCTAGCGACGTATGTTAATGATATCACCACATCATATACTGGCTACATAGTTATGGGCATGCTGTTTCATTATACAATTACTTTGGCCAg tGCGAAAATAGCAAGCCAACTAAGTGACGAAAGTTGTTTTGGATTGATATTTGGTATCAACACCCTAATTGGTACAGGGCTACAGTCTATTTTGACTTTAGTTCTAATACAAACCCTAGATTTACCAATTCATGcccaatattattttataagtggCTTTTTCTTACTACTTGCCTCATTTTGGCTACTTGGCTgcataattcatttttttaaacaaaagcatagtattaatttaaaccaGTATTAA
- the LOC123714592 gene encoding folate-like transporter 3 isoform X2, with amino-acid sequence MATEVAYFTYIYAKVDSSKYPKVSSYTRMAALTGRFLSGVSSQLLTHFNIMDLRDLNYLTLTAQILATFWAFWLPPVPYGIYFHRRSIASTTQSDIPIEKQPPQDGYDAKSFRSQISEATVLIYRHARSAYSRPKVVAWSALYAVALALFVQSQTYMQLLWNRIRGGDEEVELYNGAVEALQTAFGAAGAFLASYWTYAVLPAPIAAVQGVAMFLATYVNDITTSYTGYIVMGMLFHYTITLASAKIASQLSDESCFGLIFGINTLIGTGLQSILTLVLIQTLDLPIHAQYYFISGFFLLLASFWLLGCIIHFFKQKHSINLNQY; translated from the exons ATGGCAACAGAAGTTGCATACTTCACATACATTTATGCAAAG GTGGACTCTTCAAAGTACCCTAAAGTGTCATCCTACACTCGGATGGCTGCACTAACTGGTCGTTTTCTCTCTGGAGTGAGTTCCCAATTATTAACTCACTTTAATATCATGGATCTTCGGGACCTTAATTACCTAACACTTACAG CTCAAATTCTGGCTACGTTTTGGGCGTTTTGGCTGCCTCCAGTACCATATGGAATATATTTTCATCGGCGGTCAATTGCCAGTACTACGCAATCGGATATACCGATCGAAAAACAACCACCACAAGACGGGTACGATGCT AAATCATTTCGCTCTCAAATTTCCGAAGCGACTGTGTTAATATATCGCCACGCACGTAGCGCATACTCCCGACCCAAAGTTGTGGCGTGGTCTGCCCTTTACGCAGTGGCACTCGCACTGTTTGTACAGTCACAGACTTATATGCAACTATTGTGGAATAGGATACGGGGTGGTGACGAAGAAGTG GAACTATACAATGGGGCAGTAGAGGCACTCCAAACGGCATTTGGTGCGGCTGGTGCATTCCTAGCTTCATACTGGACCTACGCTGTGTTGCCAGCGCCCATCGCTGCGGTACAGGGTGTTGCCATGTTCCTAGCGACGTATGTTAATGATATCACCACATCATATACTGGCTACATAGTTATGGGCATGCTGTTTCATTATACAATTACTTTGGCCAg tGCGAAAATAGCAAGCCAACTAAGTGACGAAAGTTGTTTTGGATTGATATTTGGTATCAACACCCTAATTGGTACAGGGCTACAGTCTATTTTGACTTTAGTTCTAATACAAACCCTAGATTTACCAATTCATGcccaatattattttataagtggCTTTTTCTTACTACTTGCCTCATTTTGGCTACTTGGCTgcataattcatttttttaaacaaaagcatagtattaatttaaaccaGTATTAA
- the LOC123714592 gene encoding thiamine transporter 1-like isoform X3: MHGWIKITLILCLFGTLREFRPSEPFVTEFLLGKWRNITESQLNRDVYPVGTYSYLGLLVVVFLITDFLRFKPVIILSGISGIGVYAVLLWTTSLEWLQVSQVLYGIYMATEVAYFTYIYAKVDSSKYPKVSSYTRMAALTGRFLSGVSSQLLTHFNIMDLRDLNYLTLTAQILATFWAFWLPPVPYGIYFHRRSIASTTQSDIPIEKQPPQDGYDAKSFRSQISEATVLIYRHARSAYSRPKVVAWSALYAVALALFVQSQTYMQLLWNRIRGGDEEVFLGCGSKLVYAK; encoded by the exons ATGCACGGTTGGATAAAGATAACTCTTATATTATGTCTATTCGGCACATTAAGAGAGTTTCGTCCCTCAGAACCCTTTGTAACAGAGTTTTTGCTTGGAAAGTGGAGAAATATTACAGAATCTCAATTGAACCGTGATGTTTATCCTGTGGGAACGTATTCCTATCTAGGACTTTTAGTCGTCGTATTTTTAATCACAGATTTCTTACGATTTAAACCAGTCATAATTCTCTCGG GTATAAGTGGGATAGGAGTTTATGCAGTATTACTATGGACTACAAGTTTAGAATGGCTTCAAGTGTCTCAAGTTCTATATGGAATTTACATGGCAACAGAAGTTGCATACTTCACATACATTTATGCAAAG GTGGACTCTTCAAAGTACCCTAAAGTGTCATCCTACACTCGGATGGCTGCACTAACTGGTCGTTTTCTCTCTGGAGTGAGTTCCCAATTATTAACTCACTTTAATATCATGGATCTTCGGGACCTTAATTACCTAACACTTACAG CTCAAATTCTGGCTACGTTTTGGGCGTTTTGGCTGCCTCCAGTACCATATGGAATATATTTTCATCGGCGGTCAATTGCCAGTACTACGCAATCGGATATACCGATCGAAAAACAACCACCACAAGACGGGTACGATGCT AAATCATTTCGCTCTCAAATTTCCGAAGCGACTGTGTTAATATATCGCCACGCACGTAGCGCATACTCCCGACCCAAAGTTGTGGCGTGGTCTGCCCTTTACGCAGTGGCACTCGCACTGTTTGTACAGTCACAGACTTATATGCAACTATTGTGGAATAGGATACGGGGTGGTGACGAAGAAGTG TTTTTAGGTTGCGGCAGTAAGCTTGTCTATGCGAAATAA
- the LOC123714592 gene encoding thiamine transporter 1-like isoform X4, with protein sequence MHGWIKITLILCLFGTLREFRPSEPFVTEFLLGKWRNITESQLNRDVYPVGTYSYLGLLVVVFLITDFLRFKPVIILSGISGIGVYAVLLWTTSLEWLQVSQVLYGIYMATEVAYFTYIYAKVDSSKYPKVSSYTRMAALTGRFLSGVSSQLLTHFNIMDLRDLNYLTLTAQILATFWAFWLPPVPYGIYFHRRSIASTTQSDIPIEKQPPQDGYDAILARESESSGRKRLALDPKIRRRI encoded by the exons ATGCACGGTTGGATAAAGATAACTCTTATATTATGTCTATTCGGCACATTAAGAGAGTTTCGTCCCTCAGAACCCTTTGTAACAGAGTTTTTGCTTGGAAAGTGGAGAAATATTACAGAATCTCAATTGAACCGTGATGTTTATCCTGTGGGAACGTATTCCTATCTAGGACTTTTAGTCGTCGTATTTTTAATCACAGATTTCTTACGATTTAAACCAGTCATAATTCTCTCGG GTATAAGTGGGATAGGAGTTTATGCAGTATTACTATGGACTACAAGTTTAGAATGGCTTCAAGTGTCTCAAGTTCTATATGGAATTTACATGGCAACAGAAGTTGCATACTTCACATACATTTATGCAAAG GTGGACTCTTCAAAGTACCCTAAAGTGTCATCCTACACTCGGATGGCTGCACTAACTGGTCGTTTTCTCTCTGGAGTGAGTTCCCAATTATTAACTCACTTTAATATCATGGATCTTCGGGACCTTAATTACCTAACACTTACAG CTCAAATTCTGGCTACGTTTTGGGCGTTTTGGCTGCCTCCAGTACCATATGGAATATATTTTCATCGGCGGTCAATTGCCAGTACTACGCAATCGGATATACCGATCGAAAAACAACCACCACAAGACGGGTACGATGCT ATTTTGGCGAGAGAAAGTGAGAGTAGTGGTAGGAagcggcttgccttagacccaaaaattcgacggcgtatctaa